A window of Numenius arquata chromosome 6, bNumArq3.hap1.1, whole genome shotgun sequence contains these coding sequences:
- the LOC141465307 gene encoding LOW QUALITY PROTEIN: scavenger receptor cysteine-rich type 1 protein M130-like (The sequence of the model RefSeq protein was modified relative to this genomic sequence to represent the inferred CDS: substituted 1 base at 1 genomic stop codon) — protein sequence MVPIGVLGLLLCVRLCGGTGELRLVGGGGRCAGRVEVKHNGEWGSVCVYDFYRGATWATVVCRQLGCGSVARASVFAPFGEATGRIWLQPFCWGTEKKLEECPHLGWGQNMCGHRWDVGVTCRDAVELRLAAGEGPCAGRVEVKLQGRWGTVADDYWDMEDAEVVCQQLGCGSADGAYAAAERFGQGDGPVSLGLIDCKGTETTLWDCEIRGWGPYVFVHDYDTSVVCQGFARLVSGPGACAGRLEVRRGHAWVGVCQDDVDIKVAQVVCRALGCGEALAVPGSGRFEAGTGPLWEGGFNCTGTEPLLASCARRPARGQVCSGHATIICSPYTGFRLAGNGSVCAGRVEVEAGGTWGTLCASSWDLPDAHVLCHHLSCGPSAATVPPGGSFGSGDGLLRPDAFGCDGSERHPGECPTVVLGEPPCPPGHAAAVNCSGVAEPLRLVEGESRCDGRLEVATSPGAWASVPAGLWDAQGATVVCRQLGCGVPEKVYAVPGSGTAALPGLRCDGTEENLAQCEXPGKGPGVPAPRAATPSRSPPCPAGSRRVRLAGGSGHCAGRVEVYVKGTWSTVCQENWDLPDATVVCRQLGCGTALEALGSDGFGPGTGPPWPDAGGCAGSEASLWDCPSLARHGCRRGGGASAICSEHRSLRLVGGRGRCSGHLEVFYNGTWGRVCARGTSPDTASAVCEQLGCGARGSLVAAPSPSPSPAWLAWVGCEKGTRSLWRCPSAPWHLQACSPDGDAHVACDGDSGTPTPSPGSSYVPSSTTVAATSRPVPVPTVLCVVLGTLLCLALGALAVQTCRARTRCRGPGRVTDAVSDAIYEELDYTVTPEYQEVPSRPGSPLEGSGTKLPYYTGDSEEENNPKAASVPDSPAQPEHGPPNGYDDAAAVLEEPPAAGTGDISEGVARRSWSCVPPTGGSSPPPSPHGATRDPPAELPGDTNYDDVGISTLGTSL from the exons ATGGTGCCCATCGGGGTGTTGGGGCTGCTCTTGTGTGTGCGGCTCTGCGGGG GCACGGGGGAGCTGCGTCtggtggggggcggcgggcgctgcgCCGGGCGGGTGGAGGTGAAGCACAACGGCGAGTGGGGCTCCGTCTGCGTCTACGACTTCTACCGGGGCGCCACCTGGGCCACCGTGGTGTGCCGGCAACTGGGCTGCGGCTCGGTGGCCAGGGCGTCCGTCTTCGCCCCGTTTGGGGAGGCCACCGGCCGGATCTGGCTCCAGCCCTTCTGCTGGGGCACCGAGAAGAAGCTGGAGGAGTGTCCGCACTTGGGCTGGGGTCAGAACATGTGCGGCCACAGGTGGGACGTTGGGGTGACCtgcagag ACGCGGTGGAGCTGCGGCTGGCGGCCGGCGAGGGTCCCTGTGCCGGGAGGGTGGAGGTGAAGCTGCAGGGACGCTGGGGCACGGTGGCAGATGACTACTGGGACATGGAGGACGCCGAGGTGgtgtgccagcagctgggctgtggctcGGCCGACGGCGCCTACGCCGCTGCCGAGCGCTTCGGCCAAGGGGACGGCCCCGTCAGCCTGGGACTGATTGACTGCAAGGGGACCGAGACCACCCTCTGGGACTGCGAGATCCGCGGCTGGGGACCCTACGTATTTGTTCATGACTACGACACCTCAGTCGTCTGCCAAG GGTTTGCCCGGCTGGTCAGTGGCCCCGGTGCCTGCGCCGGGCGGCTGGAGGTGCGGCGTGGCCACGCCTGGGTGGGCGTTTGCCAGGATGACGTGGACATCAAGGTGGCCCAGGTGGTCTGCCGGGCGCTGGGCTGCGGCGAGGCGCTGGCCGTCCCCGGCAGCGGCCGCTTTGAGGCTGGAACGGGGCCGTTATGGGAGGGGGGGTTCAACTGCACCGGCACCGAGCCCCTCCTCGCCTCCTGCGCCCGCCGGCCGGCCCGTGGCCAGGTCTGCTCCGGCCACGCCACCATCATCTGCTCCC CCTACACCGGTTTCCGTCTGGCGGGCAATGGCTCGGTCTGCgccgggagggtggaggtggaggccggggggacgtgggggaccCTCTGTGCCTCCAGTTGGGACCTGCCCGATGCCCACGTCCTCTGCCACCACCTCAGCTGCGGCCCCTCCGCCGCCACCGTGCCACCGGGAGGCTCCTTCGGCAGCGGGGACGGGCTGCTGCGGCCGGACGCCTTCGGCTGCGATGGGAGCGAGCGGCACCCAGGCGAGTGCCCCACGGTGGTGCTGGGggagcccccctgcccccccggccACGCTGCCGCCGTCAACTGCTCAG GTGTCGCCGAGCCCCTGCGGCTGGTGGAGGGGGAGAGCCGGTGCGACGGGCGGCTGGAGGTTGCCACAAGCCCCGGTGCCTGGGCCAGCGTGCCGGCAGGGCTGTGGGACGCGCAGGGTGCCAccgtggtgtgccggcagctgggctgcggcgTGCCGGAGAAGGTGTATGCCGTGCCGGGCTCGGGCACTGCGGCGCTGCCGGGGCTGCGGTGTGACGGCACCGAGGAGAACCTGGCCCAGT GTGAGTGACCCGGGAAGGGTCCGGGGGTGCCAGCACCCCGAGCGGCCACCCCATCTCGGTCCCCTCCATGCCCCGCAGGCAGCCGGCGGGTGAGACTGGCTGGTGGCTCCGGGCACTGCGCCGGGAGGGTGGAGGTCTACGTCAAGGGCACCTGGTCCACCGTCTGCCAGGAAAACTGGGACCTCCCGGATGCCACCGTCGTCTGCCGCCAGCTGGGCTGCGGAACGGCGCTGGAGGCACTCGGCTCCGATGGCTTCGGTCCCGGCACGGGGCCACCATGGCCGGATGCCGGTGGCTGTGCCGGGAGCGAGGCGTCTCTCTGGGATTGCCCGTCTCTGGCACGGCACGGCTGCCGTCGCGGTGGCGGGGCGAGTGCCATCTGCTCAG AGCATCGCTCCCTGCggctggtgggtggcagaggccgCTGCAGCGGGCACCTGGAGGTGTTCTACAACGGGACGTGGGGCCGCGTGTGTGCCAGGGGCACCAGCCCCGACACGGCCAGCGCCGTCTGtgagcagctgggctgcggggccagGGGGAGTCTGGTGGCCGCCCCGTCCCCGTCGCCGTCTCCTGCCTGGCTGGCCTGGGTGGGCTGCGAGAAGGGGACCCGCTCGCTCTGGCGCTGCCCCTCGGCACCCTGGCACCTGCAGGCTTGCAGCCCCGATGGGGATGCCCACGTCGCTTGTGATGGGGACAGCGGGACGCCCACCccgtccccagggagcagct atgtccccagcagcaccacgGTGGCGGCAACATCGaggccggtgccggtgcccacGGTCCTGTGCGTGGTCCTGGGGACCCTGCTGTGCCTGGCCCTGGGCGCCCTGGCCGTGCAGACGTGCCGTGCCCGCACTCGGTGCCGAG GCCCTGGCAGAGTCACAGACGCCGTCTCTGATGCCATCTACGAGGAGCTGGACTACACCGTGACACCCGAGTACCAGGAGGTGCCCAGTCGCCCAG GCTCCCCGTTGGAGGGGTCGGGGACGAAGCTGCCGTATTACACCGGGGACAGTGAGGAGGAGAACAACCCCAAGGCAGCCTCAG TCCCAGactcccctgcccagcccgagCACGGCCCCCCCAACGGCTACGATGATGCTGCGGCCGTGCTGGAAGAGCCCCCCGCTGCCGGCACTGGGGACATCTCCGAGGGGGTGGcacggaggagctggagctgtgtcccACCCACAG GTGGGAGCTCACCCCCGCCAAGTCCCCACGGAGCCACAAGGGACCCCCCGGCAGAGCTCCCGGGGGACACCAACTATGACGACGTGGGCatcagcaccctggggacatcgCTGTGA
- the LOC141465305 gene encoding LOW QUALITY PROTEIN: antigen WC1.1-like (The sequence of the model RefSeq protein was modified relative to this genomic sequence to represent the inferred CDS: deleted 2 bases in 1 codon) yields the protein MVPTRVLGLLLCVRLCGGTGELRLVGGGGRCAGRVEVKHNGEWGSVCMYDYDWDANWATVVCRQLGCGSVARASVFAPFGEATGRIWLHPFCRGTEKKLEECYHLGWGQHFCGHRWDAGVTCRDAMELRLAAGEGPCAGRVEVKLQGRWGTVADDYWDMEDAEVVCQQLGCGSAAGAYNAADRFGRGDGPVSLALIDCKGTETTLWDCEIRGWGPYVLPHDYDTSVVCQGFARLVGGPGACAGRLEVRRSQAWVGVCQDDVDIKVAQVVCRALGCGEALAVPGSGRFEAGTGPLWEGGFNCTGTEPLLASCARRPARGQVCSGHATIICSPYTGFRLAGNGSVCAGRVEVEAGGTWGSLCATGWDLPDTHVLCHHLGCGPSAATVPPGGSFGGGDGPLWLDAFGCDGSERHPGECPTVVLGEPPCPPGHAAAVNCSGVAEPLRLVEGESRCDGRLEVATSPGAWASVPAGLWDMQGATVVCRQLGCGVPEKVYAVPGSSTVALLGLRCDGTEENLAQCNISGPATTPTEEVATTLTGSPKEVATTLTGSPEEVAIICSGSRRVRLAGGSGHCAGRVEVYVKGTWSTVCQENWDLLDATVVCRQLGCGTALEALGSDGFGPGTGPPWPDAGGCAGSEASLWDCLSLARHGCRRGGGASAICSEHRSLRLVGGRGRCNGHLEVFYNGTWGRVCARGTSPDTASAVCEQLGCGARGSLVAAPSPSPSPAWLAWVGCEKGTRSLWRCPSAPWHLQACSPDGDAHVACDGDSGTPTPSPGSSYVPSSTTVAATSRPVPVPTVLCVVLGTLLCLALGALAVQTCRARARCRGPGRVTDAVSDAIYEELDYTVTPEYQEVPSRPGSPLEGSGTKLPYYTGDSEEENDPKAASDSPAQPEHGPPNGYDDAAAVLEEPPAASTGDISEGVARRSWSCVPPTGGSSPPPSPQGATRDPPAEPPGDTNYDDVGISTLGTSLGVRDGRMVPIGVLGLLLCVRLCRGTGELRLVGGGGRCAGRVEVKHNGEWGSICVYDYDWDANWATVVCRQLGCGSVARASVFAPFGEATGRIWLQPFCWGTEKELEDCRHFGWGQHFCGHKWDVGVTCRDAVELRLAAGGGPCAGRVEVKLQGRWGTVGDDSWDMEDAEVVCQQLGCGSAAGAYNAADRFGRGDGPVSLGVIDCKGTETTLWDCEIRGWGPYIFVHDYDTSVVCQGFARLVGGPGACTGRLEVRRGQAWVGVCQDDVDMKVAQVVCRALGCGEALAVPGSGRFEAGTGPLWEGGFNCTGTEPLLASCARRPARGQVCSGHATIICSPYTGFRLAGNGSGCTGRVEVEAGGTWGSLCATGWDLPDAHVLCHHLGCGPSAATVPPGGSFGGGDGPLRPDAFGCDGSERHPGECPTVVLGEPPCTPGHAAAVNCSGVAEPLRLVEGESRCDGRLEVATSPGAWASVPARLWDAQGATVVCRQLGCGVPEKVYTVPGSGTAALLGLRCDGSEENLAQCNISGPATTPTEEVASTPTGSPGEVASTPTGSPGEVAIICSGSRRVRLAGGSGHCAGRVEVYVEGTWSTVCQENWDLPDATVVCRQLGCGTALEALGSDGFGPGTGPPWPDAGGCAGSEASLWDCPSLTARHGCRRGGGASAICSEHRSLRLVGGRGRCSGHLEVFYNGTWGRVCARGTSPDTASAVCEQLGCGARGSLVAAPSPSPSPAWLAWVGCEKGTRSLWRCPSAPWHLQACSPDGDAHVACDGDSGTPTPSPGSSCPEGATCTGSSARAVPVPTVLCVVLGTLLCLALGALAVQTCRARARCRGPGRVTDAVSDAIYEELDYTVTPEYQEVPSRPGSPLEGSGTKLPYYTGDSEEENDPKAASDSPAQPEHGPPNGYDDAAAVLEEPPAAGTGDISEGVARRSWSCVPPTGGSSPPPSPHGATRDPPAEPPGDTNYDDVGISTLGTSL from the exons ATGGTGCCCACCAGGGTGTTGGGGCTGCTCTTGTGCGTGCGGCTCTGCGGGG GCACCGGGGAGCTGCGGCtggtggggggcggcgggcgctgcgCCGGGCGGGTGGAGGTGAAGCACAACGGCGAGTGGGGCTCCGTCTGCATGTATGACTACGACTGGGATGCCAACTGGGCCACTGTGGTGTGCCGGCAACTGGGCTGCGGCTCGGTGGCCAGGGCATCCGTCTTCGCCCCGTTCGGGGAGGCCACCGGCCGGATCTGGCTCCATCCCTTCTGCCGGGGCACCGAGAAGAAGCTGGAGGAGTGTTACCACTTGGGCTGGGGTCAGCACTTCTGCGGCCACAGGTGGGACGCTGGGGTGACCtgcagag ACGCGATGGAGCTGCGGCTGGCGGCCGGTGAGGGTCCCTGTGCCGGGAGGGTGGAGGTGAAGCTGCAGGGACGCTGGGGCACGGTGGCAGATGACTACTGGGACATGGAGGACGCCGAGGTGgtgtgccagcagctgggctgtggctcGGCCGCCGGCGCCTACAACGCTGCCGACCGCTTCGGCCGAGGGGACGGCCCCGTCAGCCTGGCACTGATTGACTGCAAGGGGACCGAGACCACCCTCTGGGACTGCGAGATCCGCGGCTGGGGACCCTACGTATTGCCTCACGACTACGACACCTCCGTCGTCTGTCAAG GGTTTGCCCGGCTGGTCGGTGGCCCCGGTGCCTGCGCCGGGCGGCTGGAGGTGCGGCGTAGCCAAGCCTGGGTGGGCGTTTGCCAGGATGACGTGGACATCAAGGTGGCCCAGGTGGTCTGCCGGGCGCTGGGCTGCGGCGAGGCGCTGGCCGTCCCCGGCAGCGGCCGCTTTGAGGCTGGAACGGGGCCGTTATGGGAGGGGGGGTTCAACTGCACCGGCACCGAGCCCCTCCTCGCCTCCTGCGCCCGCCGGCCGGCCCGTGGCCAGGTCTGCTCCGGCCACGCCACCATCATCTGCTCCC CCTACACCGGTTTCCGTCTGGCGGGCAACGGCTCGGTCTGCgccgggagggtggaggtggaggccggggggacgtgggggtcccTCTGCGCCACCGGTTGGGACCTGCCCGACACCCACGTCCTCTGCCACCACCTCGGCTGCGGCCCCTCCGCCGCCACCGTGCCACCGGGAGGCTCCttcggcggcggggacgggccaCTGTGGCTGGATGCCTTCGGCTGCGATGGGAGCGAGCGGCACCCGGGCGAGTGCCCCACGGTGGTGCTGGGggagcccccctgcccccccggccACGCTGCCGCCGTCAACTGCTCAG GTGTCGCCGAGCCCCTGCGGCTGGTGGAGGGGGAGAGCCGGTGCGACGGGCGGCTGGAGGTTGCCACAAGCCCTGGTGCCTGGGCCAGCGTGccggcagggctgtgggacaTGCAGGGTGCCAccgtggtgtgccggcagctgggctgtggcgtGCCGGAAAAGGTCTACGCCGTGCCGGGGTCGAGCACCGTGGCGCTGCTGGGACTGCGGTGTGACGGCACCGAGGAGAACCTGGCCCAGTGCAACATCTCGGGGCCAGCCACAACCCCAACCGaggaggtggccaccaccctgACCGGCAGCCCCAAGGAAGTGGCCACCACCCTGaccggcagccctgaggaggtGGCCATCATCTGCTCAG GCAGCCGGCGGGTGAGACTGGCTGGTGGCTCCGGGCACTGCGCCGGGAGGGTGGAGGTCTACGTCAAGGGCACCTGGTCCACCGTCTGCCAGGAAAACTGGGACCTCCTGGATGCCACCGTCGTCTGCCGCCAGCTGGGCTGCGGAACGGCGCTGGAGGCACTCGGCTCCGATGGCTTCGGTCCCGGCACGGGGCCACCATGGCCGGATGCCGGTGGCTGTGCCGGGAGCGAGGCGTCTCTCTGGGATTGCCTGTCTCTGGCACGGCACGGCTGCCGGCGCGGTGGCGGGGCGAGTGCCATCTGCTCAG AACATCGCTCCCTGCggctggtgggtggcagaggccgCTGCAACGGGCACCTGGAGGTGTTCTACAACGGGACGTGGGGCCGCGTGTGTGCCAGGGGCACCAGCCCCGACACGGCCAGCGCCGTCTGtgagcagctgggctgcggggccagGGGGAGTCTGGTGGCCGCCCCGTCCCCGTCGCCGTCCCCTGCCTGGCTGGCCTGGGTGGGCTGCGAGAAGGGGACCCGCTCGCTCTGGCGCTGCCCCTCGGCACCCTGGCACCTGCAGGCTTGCAGCCCCGATGGGGATGCCCACGTCGCTTGTGATGGGGACAGTGGGACGCCCACCccgtccccagggagcagct atgtccccagcagcaccacgGTGGCGGCAACATCGaggccggtgccggtgcccacGGTCCTGTGTGTGGTCCTGGGGACCCTGCTGTGCCTGGCCCTGGGCGCCCTGGCCGTGCAGACGTGCCGTGCCCGCGCTCGGTGCCGAG GCCCTGGCAGAGTCACAGACGCCGTCTCTGATGCCATCTACGAGGAGCTGGACTACACCGTGACACCCGAGTACCAGGAGGTGCCCAGTCGCCCAG GCTCCCCGTTGGAGGGGTCGGGGACGAAGCTGCCGTATTACACCGGGGACAGTGAGGAGGAGAACGACCCCAAGGCAGCCTCAG ACTCCCCTGCCCAGCCTGAGCACGGCCCCCCCAACGGCTACGATGATGCTGCGGCCGTGCTGGAAGAGCCCCCCGCTGCCAGCACTGGGGACATCTCCGAGGGGGTGGcacggaggagctggagctgtgtcccACCCACAG GTGGGAGCTCACCCCCGCCAAGTCCCCAAGGAGCCACAAGGGAccccccggcagagcccccgGGGGACACCAACTATGATGACGTGGGCatcagcaccctggggacatcgCT GGGGGTCCGGGACGGCAGGATGGTGCCCATCGGGGTGTTGGGGCTGCTCTTGTGTGTGCGGCTCTGCAGGG GCACGGGGGAGCTGCGTCtggtggggggcggcgggcgctgcgCCGGGCGGGTGGAGGTGAAGCACAACGGCGAGTGGGGCTCCATCTGCGTCTACGACTACGACTGGGACGCCAACTGGGCCACCGTGGTGTGCCGGCAACTGGGCTGCGGCTCAGTGGCCAGGGCGTCCGTCTTCGCCCCGTTCGGGGAGGCCACCGGCCGGATCTGGCTCCAGCCCTTCTGCTGGGGCACCgagaaggagctggaggactGTCGCCACTTTGGCTGGGGACAGCACTTCTGCGGCCACAAGTGGGACGTTGGGGTGACCtgcagag ACGCGGTGGAGCTGCGGCTGGCGGCTGGCGGGGGTCCCTGTGCCGGGAGGGTGGAGGTGAAGCTGCAGGGACGCTGGGGCACGGTGGGGGATGACTCCTGGGACATGGAGGACGCCGAGGTGgtgtgccagcagctgggctgtggctcGGCCGCCGGCGCCTACAACGCTGCTGACCGCTTCGGCCGAGGGGACGGCCCTGTCAGCCTGGGAGTGATTGACTGCAAGGGGACCGAGACCACCCTCTGGGACTGCGAGATCCGCGGCTGGGGACCCTACATATTTGTTCACGACTACGACACCTCTGTCGTCTGCCAAG GGTTTGCCCGGCTGGTCGGTGGCCCCGGTGCCTGCACCGGGCGGCTGGAGGTGCGGCGTGGCCAAGCCTGGGTGGGCGTTTGCCAGGACGACGTGGACATGAAGGTGGCCCAGGTGGTCTGCCGGGCGCTGGGCTGCGGCGAGGCGCTGGCCGTCCCCGGCAGCGGCCGCTTTGAGGCTGGAACGGGGCCGTTATGGGAGGGGGGGTTCAACTGCACCGGCACCGAGCCCCTCCTCGCCTCCTGCGCCCGCCGGCCGGCCCGTGGCCAGGTCTGCTCCGGCCACGCCACCATCATCTGCTCCC CCTACACCGGTTTCCGTCTGGCGGGCAATGGCTCGGGCTGCAccgggagggtggaggtggaggccggggggacgtgggggtcccTCTGCGCCACCGGTTGGGACCTGCCAGACGCCCACGTCCTCTGCCACCACCTCGGCTGCGGCCCCTCTGCCGCCACCGTGCCACCGGGAGGCTCCttcggcggcggggacgggccgcTGCGGCCGGACGCCTTCGGCTGCGATGGGAGCGAGAGGCACCCGGGCGAGTGCCCCACAGTGGTGCTGGGGGAGCCCCCCTGCACCCCCGGCCACGCTGCCGCCGTCAACTGCTCAG GTGTCGCCGAGCCCCTGCGGCTGGTGGAGGGGGAGAGCAGGTGCGACGGGCGGCTGGAGGTTGCCACAAGCCCCGGTGCCTGGGCCAGTGTGCCGGCAAGGCTGTGGGACGCGCAGGGTGCCAccgtggtgtgccggcagctgggctgcggcgTGCCGGAGAAGGTCTACACTGTGCCAGGCTCGGGCACTGCGGCGCTGCTGGGACTGCGGTGTGACGGCTCTGAGGAGAACCTGGCCCAGTGCAACATCTCGGGGCCAGCCACAACCCCGACCGAGGAGGTGGCCAGCACCCCgaccggcagccccggggaggtggcCAGCACCCCgaccggcagccccggggaggtggcCATCATCTGCTCAG GCAGCCGGCGGGTGAGACTGGCCGGTGGCTCCGGGCACTGCGCCGGGAGGGTGGAGGTCTACGTCGAGGGCACCTGGTCCACCGTCTGCCAGGAAAACTGGGACCTCCCGGATGCCACCGTCGTCTGCCGCCAGCTGGGCTGCGGAACGGCGCTGGAGGCACTCGGCTCCGATGGCTTCGGTCCTGGCACGGGGCCACCATGGCCGGATGCcggtggctgtgctgggagcgAGGCATCTCTCTGGGATTGCCCGTctctg acggcacggcacggctgcCGGCGCGGTGGCGGGGCGAGTGCCATCTGCTCAG AGCATCGCTCCCTGCggctggtgggtggcagaggccgCTGCAGCGGGCACCTGGAGGTGTTCTACAATGGGACGTGGGGCCGCGTGTGTGCCAGGGGCACCAGCCCCGACACGGCCAGCGCCGTCTGtgagcagctgggctgcggggccagGGGGAGTCTGgtggctgccccgtccccgtCGCCGTCCCCCGCCTGGCTGGCCTGGGTGGGCTGCGAGAAGGGGACCCGCTCGCTCTGGCGCTGCCCCTCGGCACCCTGGCACCTGCAGGCTTGCAGCCCCGATGGGGACGCCCACGTCGCTTGTGATGGGGACAGCGGGACGCCCACCccgtccccagggagcagctgcccGGAGGGTGCCACTTGCACAGGTAGCTCTGCCCGTGCCG TGCCGGTGCCCACGGTCCTGTGTGTGGTCCTGGGGACCCTGCTGTGCCTGGCCCTGGGTGCCCTGGCCGTGCAGACGTGCCGTGCCCGCGCTCGGTGCCGAG GCCCTGGCAGAGTCACAGACGCCGTCTCTGATGCCATCTACGAGGAGCTGGACTACACCGTGACACCCGAGTACCAGGAGGTGCCCAGTCGCCCAG GCTCCCCATTGGAGGGGTCGGGGACAAAGCTGCCGTATTACACCggggacagcgaggaggagaACGACCCCAAGGCAGCCTCAG actcccctgcccagcccgagCACGGCCCCCCCAACGGCTACGATGATGCTGCGGCCGTGCTGGAAGAGCCCCCCGCTGCCGGCACTGGGGACATCTCCGAGGGGGTGGcacggaggagctggagctgtgtcccACCCACAG GTGGGAGCTCACCCCCGCCAAGTCCCCACGGAGCCACAAGGGAccccccggcagagcccccgGGGGACACCAACTATGACGACGTGGGCatcagcaccctggggacatcgCTGTGA
- the LOC141465306 gene encoding NACHT, LRR and PYD domains-containing protein 3-like yields the protein MAVAWPGLAKPPQSTETATNFYLSRLMRCRGRDNPQDLQQFLGKLCSLAAEGIWKHKVLFEEKEIKDRGLDQPHLLPLFLNEKISKKGVGHGNVYSFSHLHLQEFFAAMFYVLEEDEEMVGDSGALTKDVNMLFESYSESRKDLNLTARFLFGLLSQKSIEYLDESIGCRISPRAREDTLKWLQGRHRDISQPGQPLKVTQLDTFHFLFEMNDKSFVQSALGRFTDVDLQDIKLPLYDQMALSFCIRQWDGLGCVTLRGCSFHQEETRDEVATSVPRCDNLVCSLRCDDLVCSLLPPRRLPWCGLSESCYAELAGLLAQHPTLAQLELGDGTLGDGSVHLLCEGLQQPGCLLRVLRLWYSRLTSACCEDLATVLATSPCLEELDLSFSKGLRDAGVHLLCEGFQRRNCQLRTLQLGSCRLMGACCRALAARLVESPHLSCLDMSDNKLGADGVLQLCQQLQHPACPLQTLGLSTSGLGEAALQELDILRTLKPHLKMGYLLEQEVPQAGAMARLPFHRGVLPGAGDRKGLPSFRRAPRNNRSQF from the exons ATGGCCGTGGCCTGGCCGGGATTG GCAAAGCCACCACAAAGCACAGAAACGGCCACAAATTTTTACCTCTCCCGGTTAATGAGGTGCAGAGGCAGGGACAACCCGCAGGACCTCCAGCAGTTCCTGGGCAAGCTCTGCTCCTTGGCCGCCGAGGGCATCTGGAAGCACAAGGTCCTCTTCGAGGAGAAGGAAATCAAGGACCGTGGCTTGGACCAGccacacctcctccccctcttcctcaacGAGAAGATCTCCAAGAAAGGCGTAGGCCATGGGAACGTCTACAGCTTCAGCCACCTGCACCTCCAGGAGTTTTTTGCGGCAATGTTTTACGTtctggaggaggatgaggagatggttggtGACTCGGGGGCTCTCACAAAGGACGTAAATATGTTATTCGAAAGCTACAGCGAGTCCAGGAAGGATTTGAACTTAACAGCGCGGTTCCTCTTTGGTCTGCTAAGCCAAAAATCAATAGAGTACCTGGATGAAAGCATCGGGTGCAGAATTTCACCCCGAGCCAGGGAAGATACGCTGAAGTGGCTTCAGGGGAGGCACAGGGACATCTCCCAGCCCGGCCAACCGCTGAAGGTTACGCAGTTGGACACTTTCCACTTTTTGTTCGAGATGAACGACAAAAGCTTTGTGCAAAGTGCGTTGGGTCGTTTCACCGATGTAGACCTGCAGGACATCAAGTTGCCCCTCTACGACCAAATGgctctttccttctgcatcagGCAGTGGGACGGGCTGGGCTGCGTCACCCTCCGGGGATGCTCCTTCCACCAGGAGGAGACCAGGGACGAGGTGGCCACGTCGGTGCCTCG CTGTGACAACCTGGTCTGTTCCCTGCGGTGTGATGACTTGGTCtgttctctgcttcctccccGCAGGCTGCCGTGGTGCGGGTTGTCCGAGAGCTGCTACGCCGAGCTGGCGGGGCTACTGGCCCAACACCCCACCCtagcccagctggagctgggcGATGGCACACTGGGTGACGGCAGCGTGCACCTGCTCTgcgaggggctgcagcagcctggctgcctcCTGCGTGTCCT CAGGCTGTGGTACTCCCGCTTGACCAGCGCCTGCTGCGAGGACCTTGCCACCGTGCTGGCCACCAGCCCgtgcctggaggagctggatcTGTCCTTCAGCAAGGGGCTGCGCGATGCCGGCGTGCATTTGCTGTGCGAGGGGTTCCAGCGCCGCAACTGCCAGCTGCGGACCCTGCA gctggggagctgccggCTGATGGGCGCCTGCTGCCGAGCCCTGGCCGCTCGGCTGGTGGAGAGTCCCCATCTCAGCTGCCTGGACATGAGCGACAACAAGCTGGGAGCCGATGgtgtcctgcagctctgccagcagctccagcatcccGCCTGCCCGCTGCAGACCCTGGG CCTGAGCACGTCGGGGTTGGGTGAGGCAGCGCTGCAGGAGCTGGACATCCTGAGGACACTGAAGCCCCACCTGAAGATGGGGTAcctcctggagcaggaggtgccGCAGGCAGGGGCCATGGCCCGGCTGCCGTTCCACCGGGGGGTCCTGCCGGGCGCGGGGGACAGGAAGGGGCTCCCCTCCTTTAGGAGAGCCCCTCGAAACAACCGGAGCCAGTTCTAG